In Rutidosis leptorrhynchoides isolate AG116_Rl617_1_P2 chromosome 2, CSIRO_AGI_Rlap_v1, whole genome shotgun sequence, one genomic interval encodes:
- the LOC139888430 gene encoding replication protein A 70 kDa DNA-binding subunit C-like — protein sequence MTTNLQVVKSLSPKKPHVNIKLKVLEIETMSIKTFDQGKPFLDLIVSDEDGDRISLTIKHFLKAKYENILKPQNNYLFNRVFVNNNTSRSKNQHSNHACKLMLEAKTTVLPVESSDWSGDGGFKFISFADLLAKNLEEGVTADVIGMVTKFSEEKQYGNTDDEQSKYRVINLRDLEGLSLSCTLWGKFMRLFYNYVNSEEEKQCVILIL from the exons ATGACTACAAATTTGCAAGTCGTTAAATCACTTTCACCCAAAAAACCACATGTTAACATCAAGCTTAAAGTTTTAGAAATTGAAACTATGAGTATCAAAACTTTTGATCAAGGAAAACCCTTTCTGGACTTGATTGTTTCTGATGAGGAT GGTGATCGGATTTCTTTAACTATCAAGCATTTCTTAAAGGCAAAGTACGAAAACATACTGAAGCCACAGAACAATTATCTTTTCAACAGAGTTTTTGTCAACAACAATACTTCAAGATCAAAGAATCAGCATTCCAACCATGCGTGTAAGCTAATGCTTGAAGCGAAAACAACAGTCTTGCCTGTTGAAAGTAGTGACTGGTCTGGTGATGGAGGTTTCAAATTCATATCTTTTGCTGATTTGTTGGCCAAAAACTTGGAAGAAGGTGTTACTGCAG ATGTAATTGGAATGGTCACCAAATTTAGCGAAGAAAAGCAGTATGGTAATACTGATGACGAGCAGTCCAAATACCGAGTCATCAACTTAAGAGATCTTGA AGGTTTATCATTGTCTTGCACTCTATGGGGAAAATTTATGCGTCTCTTTTACAACTATGTCAACTCTGAAGAAGAAAAGCAATGTGTCATTTTGATCTTATAG